A stretch of DNA from Candidatus Auribacterota bacterium:
AGGTCAAGTCGCGAAGGGTGGGGGGCGCGACCTACCAGATCCCCATAGAAGTCAGACCTGACAGGCAGGTGGCGCTTGCCCTGCGATGGATCATTACCTTCGCGCGCGGCCGCAAGGGAAAACCGATGCAGGAACGGCTCGCCGCCGAGCTGCTGGATGCATATAAGGGGGAGGGCGCCTCGGTCAAAAAGCGTGAGGATACGCACAAAATGGCTGAGGCGAATAAGGCATTTGCGCACTACAGATGGTAGGCGGGAAGGTAGGGATGCGTTCCAGCACAGTTTCAGATAGACCCCGCGGCGCACAGGGAGCGGACCAGGACGGCACTATGTCATCAGCGTTAGAGAAAATAAGGAATATAGGCATCATGGCACATATAGATGCCGGCAAGACTACCGTCACGGAGAGGATCCTCTTCTATACGGGGAAGACGTACAGACTGGGCGAGGTGGACGACGGGACTGCGACCATGGACTGGATGGTCCAGGAGCAGGAGAGGGGGATCACCATCACTTCTGCCGCGACCACCTGTGCCTGGGAGGACCACCATGTAAATATTATCGATACCCCCGGCCACGTGGATTTCACAGTGGAGGTGGAGCGCAGTCTCAGGGTGCTCGACGGCGTGATCGCGGTATTTTGCGGTGTTGAGGGGGTGGAGCCCCAGTCGGAGACAGTCTGGAGACAGGCAAACCGCTATCATATCCCCAGGCTCGCGTTCGTGAACAAGATGGACCGCGTGGGCGCGCACTTCGATTTTGCGGTGGAGAGGATGCGCGAACGGCTCGCTGCCAACGCCGTGCCGATCCAGATCCCCCTGGGGGTGGAGGCGGAGTTCAGTGGCGTGGTGGATCTCATCACGATGAAGGCGATCGTATATGACGAGGAGAGCCTGGGCGCCCGGTTCCGCGAGGGGGATATCCCGGGTGCCGTGCGTGATCGCGCGGCGCAGAGCCGCGAGAAGCTCCTCGAGGCGATCGCGAGTGAGGACGAGAAGTTTTTCGAGCTGTTCGTCGCGCACCGTGGTTTTTCAGAGTATGATATCAAGGCGGCCCTGAGGAGGCTCGTGATCGCGAACCGGATCGTGCCGGTGCTCTGCGGCTCGGCGCTCAGGAACAAGGGGATACAGCACCTCCTGAACGCAGTGGTCGACTACCTCCCCTCGCCGCTCGATGTGCGGCCGGTGACGGGAGCAACTCCGAAGACGGGTGAGGTTATCGAGCGCACGGCCGATCCGAAGCAGCCGCTCGCGGCGCTCGCCTTCAAGGTGATGTCGGACAGCTTTGTGGGGAAGCTTGTCTATCTGAGGGTCTATTCCGGGATACTGAAGAAGGGCGCGCAGGCGTACAACTCCGTGACGATGAAGAGAGAAAGGGTGGGGCGGCTCCTTGTGATGCACGCCAACCACAGGGAAGAGGTGGAGCAGGCATTGGCGGGAGACATCGTCGCAGTGGTGGGACTCTCAAAAACGGTCACCGGCCACACGATCTGCGACGAGCGCCACCCGATTGTGCTCGAATCCATGCAGTTTCCGGAGCCGGTGATTTCGATGGCAATCGAACCGCGCACCAAGGCT
This window harbors:
- the rpsG gene encoding 30S ribosomal protein S7, producing the protein MSRRRRAIKRRVSVDVRFKSPLVARFITSLMRDGKKSLAENIFYSTLGLIEQRVQDLPPLKVVEKAVERVKPFLEVKSRRVGGATYQIPIEVRPDRQVALALRWIITFARGRKGKPMQERLAAELLDAYKGEGASVKKREDTHKMAEANKAFAHYRW
- the fusA gene encoding elongation factor G, producing MSSALEKIRNIGIMAHIDAGKTTVTERILFYTGKTYRLGEVDDGTATMDWMVQEQERGITITSAATTCAWEDHHVNIIDTPGHVDFTVEVERSLRVLDGVIAVFCGVEGVEPQSETVWRQANRYHIPRLAFVNKMDRVGAHFDFAVERMRERLAANAVPIQIPLGVEAEFSGVVDLITMKAIVYDEESLGARFREGDIPGAVRDRAAQSREKLLEAIASEDEKFFELFVAHRGFSEYDIKAALRRLVIANRIVPVLCGSALRNKGIQHLLNAVVDYLPSPLDVRPVTGATPKTGEVIERTADPKQPLAALAFKVMSDSFVGKLVYLRVYSGILKKGAQAYNSVTMKRERVGRLLVMHANHREEVEQALAGDIVAVVGLSKTVTGHTICDERHPIVLESMQFPEPVISMAIEPRTKADREKLTMSLRRLAEEDPTFKMKTNEETAQLIISGMGELHLDIIKDRLLREFKVSARVGAPEVAYRETITIPSSGEGKFIRQSGGRGQYGHVIIEIAPGEKGSGIVVENEITGGAIPREYVRAATAGIRDACYTGPLGGYSMVDMKIVIKDGSYHEVDSSDMAFQIAGSLSLKDAVRRGKPVLLEPIMDVEITTPSEYLGDVISDVNARRGKVREMESRVGTNIVRASVPLAELFGYATAIRSLTSGRASYSMEPRCFEKIPKHREEQLLNCVPK